AGAGGAATCATCTGATGTGTCAGCAGGTTTCACATCTTCTGGAActgacttttttatttctgcttttgcatcTGTGCTTGTTTCATCCCCAGGAGATGAAAAGCCAATACTTGGAAGCCAAAATTTAAATCTTCCAGGAGATCTTTTATTAtcagtcttttctttctcattggTTATGTCTTTTTCTTCACCTTCCACTGCTTCAACTACATCTTCATCTtcagagagaggagctgcagttaTTCCCTCTGGTGATTTACCAGGAAAACCCTCTTCAAGTTTACTGGAACCCTTTACTTCAGCAGCAGATGTTTTTAACTTTGACAAACTTACTTTTCCTCTAGATTCTTCAGACCCATGGTGTGGTTTGTCAGACAGTTTAagctcagcactgccagttctctgtgctgctgctccaaagcTTTCACCAGCACCTGTAGGTCTTCTCACTGATGCATCTCCTGTTGGAGATGGCTGCTGGACCAGCACATCTAAATCACTGTGTGATTCAGGCAACTTGGCCTTGAGCAATGAGAatcccaaagcagcagttttGACCTCTGATGACAGAATCTCTGattctttcagtatttcagtagTATAAATTTCACACCGCTCAATAGCAACATGTTCAGGTTCTACTTTTTCACTTACTTCTTGGCCCTCTATGTAAGACCAATGAATGTCTTGTCCTGCACTTGAAAGGGAGGACTCTATGGTAGCTGTCATTTGTGCTGTTTTAATGTCAGGTTCAGTCAGTGtcaaaattttgctttttgctttttgaataCCCCCCTCTACAGCTCCCTGTGTTTCTTCAGAGATAGCAGAGCTTGCTTGCAGTCGCACTATTTCAATGTCAGTACTAGATCCCTTTGGATCTGTTACTACTTTTGACAGTAAAACATCAGCTTCAATTGGGAGAGTTCTGAAAGTGAATCTTGGTATTTTTAGTTTGGGAATTTTTACACTTACTTCTGGGACACCTTGTGTTTGGTCCACTGTTTCCCCTGTTATTCTGGCAGATGCTTCTTTATGATCTAGACCTGGACTTTTCAGGCCAATCAATCCTTCTGGTTTTTGTaactgcatttctgcagtgtcTCTTTCACTTTGAGGTGCTGAATCAGCTTCTGACTTTGGCAAACTGGTATCATCTTCAAACCCCTTGATTTCAGAATGCAACATTCCAAACCTTGGAATCTTAAACTTGTATGCTTTAATTTTACTTGTTTCTGCTCTGTCTTCTACTTGCACTTCCACTCCTGCAGACACATCCTTTTCAACACTTTTCACgcaaaatttcatttcaggatCTACTCCAGTAATTTTAACATCCGTCTTCAATGTCGGAACTTCTACCTTTAGATCTTCCAGTTTAGCAGTAACGTAAGTACCATCTTCTGATCCTTTTGTTGTAGACCATTCACACACAGTCCTTTTTAATTGACTTTCTTCACTGTCTTTTCCTGTAATTTTCACCTCGCcctttatctttccttttttgattGCTGCCTCTTTGTTTGGAATATCTAGCTCTTCCTTTGGAAGATTAACatctattttcttctgtgttgcATCCAGAGTAATTTCAGCTGATGATGGCTTGCATCCTACCCCTGATGTCTCTAATTTCATAGAACTTTCTACTTTTTGGACATTTATATCCTGTGATTTGCCTTTATGCTCTGGAGACGTCAGAGTACACGTAGGAAACCTATTTGTTGAACTCCTGGCTTTGTCAGTTTCTGAAGCACTTGGGTATGATTTAGACAATTCTGCTGTAGACACTGTGATTTCTGAAGTATGTCCTTCAGCACTGCGCTTAACTACCTCTGCATAAGTTTCAGTTTTTGGAAGACTCACTCCACTATCTGTTCTTTCTGCAGATAATGAAATATGTCCTTCAATTTCTGGCAAGCTAACATTAGACATCTTCACAGAATCTTCTAATTTTTGAATCCCTTCTTTTCCAATAGTAATTTCAGCAACTGCATGTGGTAATGAGAAGGTATTTTCAGGAACacttgtttcagtttgtgctttAGCAGAAGGAATAGTTGCCTGAGCTTTTTCCATACTTCTTTCAATATCGGCATCacttttttgttcctttaagGATGACCTGCCAAATGCAGGTATTCTGAATTTTGGCATTTTAAACCATCCCTGATGTTCTTCAGTCTGAActtcttcagcttttatttcatgttcttttaGTTTGATTTCCTTCTCCTCAAGACTCTCACTAACACTCTCTGTCTTTGGTTTGGACACTGACTGGGTGCTTATGTCTACCTTTGCATCTTCAATGCCACCTGTCAGAGCTTGGGGTGTTTTTATCTTACCATCAACTCCTCCAGGATCTGACATATCAGATATAAGTTCTGATGCTGGAACTCCCACAGCAATGCCAGCAATTTCATTTGTTGTTCTTAGTTGGGGTAGCTCAGCCTCTATTTTTGGAGAGCTGATCTCTGTCTCTGGGACTTTCCCTTTTATTCGGGAGATTCCAAACTTTGTCTTCTGGAACGTGGGCATTTTAATCTTCCCTTCAGGACCTTCcaatttcacttttcttccaTCCACAACTGATGAGCTTTCTGTTAGTATATCAGGGCTCTTCAAATCAACTGAAGCTTCTCCTTTGGGGAGCTTAGTACCTGTTTTTTGAATGTTACATTCATTGGCAGAACTTATTTTTAAGTCAACCTGTTGAAAGCTCCTCTCTGAGGGAGTCAAAGAAGCATCAATCTTTGCTGAGCTGACTGTTATTTCAGTTTTAGAGGCTTCAGTTTCTACTCTGGAAAACTCCAGAGTGTGGACTCTAGTGTCAGCCAGTTTTATGCTGATTTGTGCCCCTTCTTCAGTCCCTTCAGGATGACTTTTTTCTATATCAGGTATCTTAATAGAATCATCACCCTCTATTTCTGTTTTAGGAAGAGTAGCATCAACTTCAACTTTTTGAGATTTTGGAACCTTTATCTTGGAGAGTGAAATTTTAGGCATGACAAATTGAGGTTTTTTAATTGGACTTTTTTGTTCAACTTTTCCTGAGGATATTTCCAGATCAAGGTCTGCCCCACTACCTTGATCATCAGCTGCAGTTTCTTTCACTTCTGTGTCTATTCTGCTTGACACGACAGCAAGCTTTTGGTCTTCCAAATTTGCTCCAGAATCAGATTTAACACTTGCTTCCTTCTTTGGTGACCAACTGAAGGACGGAAGTTTGAATTTGGGCATTTTGAAAtgtccttccttctcttctccttctccatcttgctttatttCCCCCTTGATCGTTACTGCTGCATCTGAATCCTGAATATCACTGTCTGGTTTTGGAAAAGGGATGTCAGCTGATGGGAGGTGAACATCAGCCTCTGATGTCTTACTGTCAGTTTTGGTAATTTTGGCTTCAGGGCTGTAAATCCTTTTTTCTGTGCCACATTCTGCCTTCAAGTCTGGTGCTTCAACAGCAATGTCAGATATTTCTACTGTTGCTTTTAGTTGGGGAACCTTGACTTCTGATTTGGATTGGCCAACATCCTTTTCCAACCTTTTCCCTTTAGAAAGTGTAATTCCTACCTTTGGCATTTGGAATTTAGACATTTTTGTTTTCGCTTCAGAACCTTCAGCTTTTATCTCTACATCACCCACAGCAATTTCACTTGATTTTCTTTCAACACTTATGTCAGGACTCTTCACCTCAAGCAAACCTTCAGGTGTCATCTTAATATCTGAGGTGGAGAGGCTGGCATTAGCAGCAGCCGATTTCAGAGTCAGATCATCTCCTTCACAGGTAGGAACTTTGACCTCACCTGTAGGCATGCTAATATGCATCTCTACTTTGGGAGCTTGGGCTTCTGGTTTGGAAAATTCTGAAGGTGGGACTGTAACTTTAGGCACTTTTATGCCCAGTCCTGCAACTTCTCCACTACTTCCTTTCTCAGATTTCTGAACAGaaacagcttctttttcttctttgggtCCAGAAACATCAGTTTCCAGTACAGGCAGAGAGACCTGTACTTTCTGACCCTTAATTTTAGGGAATGAGATCTTTGGCATGGTAAATTGGGACTTCTTGGTTTTGGCCTTTTCACCATCTTTTTCTGTTGTATCAAATTCTTCATGAGTGTATTGATTCTCAGGAGTAGGTAAAGTTAATTCAGATCCCATGTCTCCAGATAAGGTAGACAAAGTGGGTCCTTCCAGATGTTCCTCAACAGGAGAAGGAGCAATAGCTTCTTTCTTTGGTGACCACCTAAATGAAGGCAGCTTGAATTTTGAtgatttaaatttgttttctttctcctcagtACCCTTTTCTCCTGTAGCTACTTCCTGTTCTGCCTTGCACTCTAAATCTGGGCCACGGATTTCTGCTTCTAAGTTGGGCAAGGTAGCCTCCATGGGTGAGAGATTTGGGTCCACTGTTGGTGCATCCAGAACAACTTCAAGTGAAGGTTTATGCAACTTTACACCAAGATGGGGATCAGAAATTTGAGCTGTTTTTTCAATATCAGGACCAGTCATATCAGATGATATCCTTCCCTTGGAAATGTCAGATTGCACGTTGGAACCAATGTCACCTTCAGATGCCTTTCCCTTAGATCGAATTCTGAATTTTGGTTTTCGGAATTTAGGAATTTTAACTGTGACCTCTGTGTCAACCAAAGATATTTCAGCAGATGTGGTTTTGCCCTCTAGCTTAAAACCTCCTTGCTCCTCAGAACCATCTTCACCTAAAACTTCAAAATCTGAAAGATTTTCATCACCAAGAGAAGCTAATTTTGATTCTGATTCTGTTAGATTAATTTGGTATTTAGTAAGAGTAACATCCCCCTTTTGTAATGAGGACTCCAGATCAATTTTAGATGAAGTCACTTCAGATTTAGAAAAACCAATGCTAGGAACTCTGAATTTGGTACTTTTAGACACACTCTCCCCCTTAACATCAGAAAAACGCTTAGGTTCAACACTCTCAGAAGGTACAGAAGAAGCATCCTCTGTTAAAGAATAACAAAGagtttctgaaacagaaacatcaCATCCAGATTGGCTTTGAGCATGAGGTTTGAAAGTCttagaaagagaaattttaggCATTCTAAATACAGAAGTTTTAGATTTGCCAATGTCCTCCCCTTTACCACAGGAAGAATCAAGCGGAGCATCAAAGCTGGGCGCTTGGATCTCAGAGTCAGAAAATGTCACATCAGTAATGGCAGATCCTGAGGGCACCGTCACTTGGGGCTCGGGGAGGCTGACGTCCACTTCTGCGGCCGCGGTGCCCTtggcctctctgctgctggaccaGCCAAAGGAAGGCATGCCGAACTTGGGCATCTTGAACTTGCCATCCTTGGTCTTGGCGGCCTCATTCTCTGGGACTTTGGCCTCTCCTTCAAGGCTCATCGTGGCCTCAGGCGCCTGCAGGTCGACGCTAGCCTGTGGAAGAGTGACGTCGACGGAGGGCATGCTGATGTCCACCTCTGGAGCTTTGATGTCAGCTTTGGGCATCTTGAGGGAGGGCTTCTCCAGCTTCACACTGGTGCTTTCCCCTGCAACCATCACGGTGGCGGAGGGGAGCTCAACTTCAGCCTCAGCTGTGGGCACCTCACCCTTGGGCGAGGACACTTTGAATTTGGGCTTGTCGAACTTGGGCATCTTGAGCTTGCCTTTCAGGCCCGtgccttccagctccagcttgcCTTCGGCAGACGGCGCTTTGAGGTCTACATCAGGcgcctggagctccagggagccTTCGACAGAGGGCAGCTTGACGTCTGGGGCCGTAACAGTGATGTCGCTGTCTGAGGCCTTGAGCTCTGCCTGCGGGAGGCTGATGTCTGCCTCCAGTTTGGGAGACTTGACGGTGGGCTTGGAGAAGACCACGCTGGGCACCTTGACTTTGGGCATGTGTATTTTCATACCGCCACCTTCTGCTTTGCCTGCGGCCACCTCCAGGCTGCCTTCAGCCTCGGGGCCCTGCCGGGCGACTTCGCCCTCTGAGGCTTTGGGCAGCGAGACCTCGGCCTTGGGCAGGCTGACCTGCGCCTGGGGAGCTTTCATTTTGGGCAGCTTGACGCTGGGCATCTTGACGTCTGGCATCTTGAATCTGCCTTTCTCACTCTCCGCTGCTACCGTGGCTGTCTCGATGGTCACCTCCACACCGGGCGCTTGGATTTCGGCCGTGGGAAGGGTCACCTCCACTTCAGTGGCTCTCGATGGCACCGTCACTTGGGGTTCGTGGAGGCTGATGTCCACCTCTGCGGCCGCGGTGCCCTtggcctctctgctgctggaccaGCCAAAAGAAGGCATGCCGAACTTGGGCATCTTGAACTTGCCGTCCTTGGCCTTGGCGGCCTCCTTCTCTGGGACTTTGGCCTCCCCTTCAAGGCTCATGGTGGCCTCAGGCGCCTGCAGGTCGACGCTAGCCTGTGGAAGAGTGACGTCGACAGAGGGCAGACTGATGTCCACCTTGGGAGCTTTGATGTCAGCTTTGGGTATGTTGAGGGACGACTTCTCTACCTTCACACCGGTGCCCTCCACTGTAGCCGTCACGGTGGCGCAGGGGAGCTCAACCTCAGCGCTGGGCAGGCTGACCTCAGCTGTGGGCACCTCACCCTTGGGCGAGGACACTTTGAATTTGGGCTTGTCGAACTTGGGCATCTTCAGCTTGCCTTTCAGGCCCGtgccttccagctccagcttgcCTTCGGCAGACGGCGCTTTCAGGTCTACGTCAGGcgcctggagctccagggagccTTCGACAGAGGGCAGCTTGACTTCTGGGGCCGTAACAGTGATGTCGCTGTCGGTGGCCTTGAGCTCTGCCTGCGGGAGGCTGATGTCTGCCTCCAGATTGGGAGACTTGAGGGTGGGCTTGGAGAAGACCACGCTGGGCACCGTGACTTTGGGCATGTGTATTTTCATACCGCCACCTTCTGCTTTGCCTGCGGCCACCTCCAGGCTGCCTTCAGCCTTGGGGCCCTGCAGGGTAACTTCACCCTCCGGGGCTTTGGGCAGCGAGACCTCGGCCTTGGGCAGGCTGACCTGCGCCTGGGGAGCTTTCATTTTGGGCAGCTTGATGCTGGGCATCTTGACGTCGGGCATCTTGAATCTGCCTTTCTCTCCATCTGCTGCACCCGTGGCCGTCTCGATGGTCACCTCCACACCGGGCGCTTGGATTTCGGCCGTGGGAAGGGTCACCTCCACTTCAGTGGCTCCAGAAGGCACTGTCACTTGAGGCTCGGGGAGGCTGACGTCCACTTCTGCGGCCACGGTGCCCTtggcctctctgctgctggaccaGCCAAAGGAAGGCATGCCGAACTTGGGCATCTTGAACTTGCCGTCCTTGGTCTTGGCGGCCTCCTTCTCTGGGACTTTGGCCTCTCCTTCAAGGCTCACCGTGGCCTCAGGCGCCTGCAGGTCGATGCTAGCCTGTGGAAGAGTGACGTCGACGGAGGGCAGACTGATGTCCACCTTGGGAGCTTTGATGTCAGCTTTGGGCATCTTGAGGGAGGGCTTCTCCAGCTTCACACTGGTGCTTTCCCCTGCAGCCGTCATGGTGGCGTACGGGAGCTCAACTTCAGCCTCAGCTGTGGGCACCTCACCCTTGGGCGAGGACACTTTGAATTTGGGCTTGTCGAACTTGGGCATCTTGAGCTTGCCTTTCAGGCCCGtgccttccagctccagcttgcCTTCGGTAGACGGCGATTTGAGGTCTACGTCAGGcgcctggagctccagggagccTTCGACAGAGGGCAGCTTGGCATCTGGGGCCGTGACAGTGATGTCGGTGTCAGGGgccttcagctctgcctgcgGGAGGCTGATGTCTGCCACCAGTTTGGGAGACTTGAGGGTGGGCTTGGAGAAGACCACGCTGGGCACCTTGACTTTGGGCATGTGTATTTTCATACCGCCGACATCCACTTTGCCTGCGGCCACCTCCAGGCTGCCTTCAACCTCGGGGCCCTGCAGGGCGACTTCGCCCTCCAGGGCTTTGGGCAGCGAGACCTCGGCCTTGGGCAGACTAACCTGCGCCTGGGGAGCTTTCATTTTGGGCAGCTTGACGCTGGGCATCTTGACGTCTGGCATCATGAATCCTCCTTTCTCATTCTCCGGTGCAACCGTGGCCGTCTCGACGGTCACCTCCACACCGGGCGCTTGGATTTCGGCCGCGGGCAGGGTCACCTCCACTTCAGTGGCTCCAGAAGGCACCCTCACTTGAGGCTCAGGTAGGCTGACGTCCACTTCTGCGGCCACAGTGCCTTtggcctctctgctgctggaccaGCCAAAGGAAGGCATGCCGAACTTGGGCATCTTGAACTTGCCGTCCTTGGTCTTGGTGGCCTCCTTCTCTGGGAATTTGGCCTCCCCTTCAAGGCTCATGGTGGCCTCAGGCGCCTGCAGGTCGACGCTAGCTTGTGGAAGAGTGACGTCGACGGAGGGCAGACTGACGTCCACCTTGGGAGCTTTGATGTCAGCTTTGGGCATCTTGAGGGAGGGCTTCTCCAGCTTCACACTGGTGCTTTTCCCTGCAACCATCCCGGTGGCGGAGGGGAGCTCAACTTCAGCCTCAGCTGTGGGCACCTCACCCTTGGGCGAGGACACTTTGAATTTGGGCTTGTCGAACTTGGGCATCTTGAGCTTGCCTTTCAGGCCTGtgccttccagctccagcttgcCTTCGGTAGACGGCGATTTGAGGTCTACGTCAGGcgcctggagctccagggagccTTCGACAGAGGGCAGCTTGACGTCTGGGGCCGTGACAGTGATGTCGGTGTCAGGGGCCTTGAGCTCTGCCTGCGGGAGGCTGATGTCTGCCTCCAGATTGGGAGACTTGAGGGTGGGCTTGGAGAAGACCACGCTGGGCACCGTGACTTTGGGCATGTGTATTTTCATACCGCCACCTTCTGCTTTGCCTGCGGCCACCTCCAGGCTGCCTTCGGCCTCGAAGCCCTGCAGGGTGACTTCGCCCTCCGGGGCTTTGGGCAGCGAGACCTCGGTCTTGGGCAGGCTGACCTGCGCCTGGGGAGCTTTCATTTTGGGCAGCTTGACGCTGGGCATCTTGACGTCGGGCATCTTGAATCGGCCTTCTCTCCCTCCGCTGCTACCGTGGCTGTCTCGACGGTCACCTCCACACTGGGCGTTTGGATTTCGGCAGCGGGCAGGGTCACCTCCACTTCGGTGGCTCCGGATGGCACCGTCACTTGGGGTTCGGTGAGGCTGACGTCCACCTCTGCGTCTACGGTGCCCTtggcctctctgctgctggaccaGCCAAAGGAAGGCATGCCGAACTTGGGCATCTTGAATTTGCCGTCCTTGGTCTTGGCGGCCTCCTTCTCTGGGACTTTGGCCTCCCCTTCAAGGCTCATGGTGGCCTCAGGCGCCTGCAGGTCGACGCTAGCCTGTGGAAGAGTGACGTCGACGGAGGGCATGCTGATGTCCACCTTGGGAGCTTTGATGTCAGCTTTGGGCATCTTGAGGGAGGGCTTCTCCAGCTTCACACTGGTGCTTTCCCCTGCAACCATCACGGTGGCGGAGGGGAGCTCAACTTCAGCCTCAGCTGTGGGCACCTCACCCTTGGGCGAGGACACTTTGAATTTGGGCTTGTCGAACTTGGGCATCTTGAGCTTGCCTTTCAGGCCCGtgccttccagctccagcttgcCTTCGGCAGACAGCGCTTTGAGGTCTACGTCAGGcgcctggagctccagggagccTTCGACAGAAGGCAGCTTGACGTCTGGGGCCGTAACAGTGATGTCGCTGTCGGTGGCCTTGAGCTCTGCCTGCGGGAGGCTGATGTCTGCCTCCAGATTGGGAGACTTGAGGGTGGGCTTGGAGAAGACCACACTGGGCACCGTGACTTTGGGCATGTGTATTTTCATACCGCCGACATCCGCTTTGCCTGCGGCCAACTCCAAGCTGCCTTCGGCCTCGGGGCCCTGCAGGGTGACTTCGCCCTCCGGGGCTTTGGGCAGCGAGACCTCGGCCTTGGGCAGGCTGACCTGCGCCTGGGGAGCTTTCATTTTGGGCAGCTTGACGCTGGGCATCTTGACATCGGGCATCTTGAATCGGCCTCTCTCTCCCTCCGCTGCACCGTGGCTGTCTCGATGGTCACCTCCACACTGGGCGCTTGGATTTCGGCCGTGGGTAGCGTCAACTCCAGTTCGGTGGCTCCGGAAGGCATCGTCACTTGAGGCTCGGGGAGGCTGACGTCCACCTCTGCGGCCACGGTGCCTTtggcctctctgctgctggaccaGCCAAAGGAAGGCATGCCGAACTTGGGCATCTTGAACTTGCCATCCTTGGCCTTGGCGGCCTCCTTCTCTGGGACTTTGGCCTCTCCTTCAAGGCTCATGGTGGCCTCAGGCGCCTGCAGGTCGACGCTAGCCTGTGGAAGAGTGACGTCGACGGAGGGCAGACTGATGTCCACCTTGGGAGCTTTGATGTCAGCTTTGGGCATCTTGAGGGAGGGCTTCTCCAGCTTCACACTGGTGCTTTCCCCTGCAGCCGTCATGGTGGCGGAGGGGAGCTCAACTTCAGCCTCAGCTGTGGGCACCTCACCCTTGGGCGAGGACACTTTGAATTTGGGCTTGTCGAACTTGGGCATCTTGAGCTTGCCTTTCAGGCCCGtgccttccagctccagcttaCCTTCGGCAGACGGCGATTTGAGGTGTACATCAGGcgcctggagctccagggagctTTGGAGGGATGGCGGCTTGACGTCTAGGGCCGTGACAGTGATGTCAGTGTCTGGGGCATTGAGCTCTGCCTGCGGGAGGCTGATGTCTGCCTCCAGTTTGGGAGACTCGACGGTGGGCTTGGAGAAGACCACGCTGGGCACCGTGACTTTGGGCATGTGTATTTTCATACCGCCACCTTCTGCTTTGCCTGCGGCCACCTCCAGGCTGCCTTCAACCTCGGGGCCCTGCAGGGTAACTTCACCCTCCAGGGCTTTGGGCAGCGAGACCTCGGCCTTGGGCAGGCTGACCTGCGCCTGGGGAGCTTTCATTTTGGGCAGCTTGATGCTGGGCATCTTGACGTCGGGCATCTTGAATCTGCCTTTCTCTCCCTCCGCTGCTCCCGTGGCCGTCTCGATGGTCACCTCCACACTGGGCGCTTGGATTTCGGCCgtgggcagggtcacctccaCTTCAGTGGCTCCAGAAGGCACCGTCACTTGAGGCTCGGGGAGGCTGACGTCCACTTCTGCGGCCACGGTGCCCTtggcctctctgctgctggaccaGCCAAAGGAAGGCATGCCGAACTTGGGCATCTTGAACTTGCCGTCCTTGGTCTTGGCGGCCTCCTTCTCTGGGACTTTGGCCTCTCCTTCAAGGCTCATCGTGGCCTCAGGCGCCTGCAGGTCGACGCTAGCCTGTGGAAGAGTGACGTCGACGGAGGGCATGCTGATGTCCACCTTGGGAGCTTTAATGTCAGCTTTGGGCATCTTGAGGGATGGCTTCTCCAGCTTTACACTGGTGACCTCCCCTGCAGCCGTCACGGTGGCGGAGGGGAGCTCAACTTCATCCTCAGCTGTGGGCACCTCACCCTTGGGCAAGGACACTGTGAATTTGGGCTTGTCGAACTGGGGCATCTTGACATCGGGCATCTTGAATCTGCCTTTCTCTCCCTCCGCTGCTACCGTGGCCGTCTCGACGGTCACCTCCACCCTGGGCGCTTGGATTTCGGCCGCGGGCAGGGTCACCTCCACTTCAGTGGCTCCAGAAGGCACCGTCACTTGAGGCTCGGAGAGGCTGACGTCCACCTCTGCGTCCACGGTGCCCTtggcctctctgctgctggaccaGCCAAAGGAAGGCATGCCGAACTTGGGCCTCTTGAATTTGCCATCCTTGGTCTTGGCAGCCTCCTTCTCTGGGACTTTGGCCTCCCCTTCAAGGCTCATGGTGGCCTCAGGCGCCTGCAGGTCGATGCTAGCCTGTGGAAGAGTGACGTCGACGGAGGGCATGCTGATGTCCACCTTGGGAGCTTTGATGTCAGCTTTGGGCATCTTGAGGGAGGGCTTCTCCAGCTTCACACTGGTGCTTTCCCCTGCAGCCGTCATGGTGGCGGAGGGGAGCTCAACTTCAGCCTCAGCTGTGGGCACCTCACCCTTGGGCGAGGACACTTTGAATTTGGGCTTGTCGAACTTGGGCATCTTGAGCTTGCCTTTCAGGCCCGtgcctcccagctccagcttgcCTTCGGCAGACGGCGCTTTGAGGTCTACGTCAGGcgcctggagc
This sequence is a window from Serinus canaria isolate serCan28SL12 chromosome 5, serCan2020, whole genome shotgun sequence. Protein-coding genes within it:
- the AHNAK2 gene encoding protein AHNAK2 isoform X36: MEVTLKTEVEAGASGFSVKGGGNEGIFIKKVLKESPASKIFSLREGDQLLSATIFFDNIKYEDALKILQYSEPYRVQFSLKRKIAVQEDLEHSTAQHKKERIGQEKELSESIPEETPHVSGKSISEEDRETLIVSQRVGRSKRPKKDRLSWPKFQSIKNKKILRHRRSHSTSDAYEPALQDISPTSTDTESQFPQEVHTKEKKGSQRKLKFPSIGFRMHRSKPEPQEKQRKEIKTTLISEREKIHQYDISLENPEILTVEYTTSPAYEMKTGEGHETLTKDVKEMKNGIPSHVKQCPEVEISIKKDKEATSKFSVPEVADITTDIPKPSLETADLKVSPTKKSPQASSKSRKKKQKGTADKKDGESGINIDLMGHSTKGSVQVKGLEIGTAKAELQTSETLQTGEKKAEEDTQIINIQKINYGISVPKRKETEADTTKQRSDVPQSVQEKTADMTSEDSRNVTGKTLMPDTESDVSTWKIQMPSFKVAKAPKTDIKITREESKEDTEDRVKKERMEEDAIPTNDKALNIEIGMKRGEKDIEGKESKFRLPKLKFPTFTWSSAKEETAQPEAQISDREVKVQTLEITGEPQVSGPPEKITVPTAETKVVISIGKIDENDTKQKHEGQMLSPKKTNIKSSPVERKTEDTKGKMWISKTDIEIEKMEFNEKSKDELLEMTPPNIKAPEVDISLPSVDVTLPQASVDLQAPEATMSLEGEAKVPEKEAAKTKDGKFKMPKFGMPSFGWSSSREAKGTVAAEVDVSPPEPQVTVPSGATEVEVTLPAAEIQAPGVEVTIETATVEAGGEKGGFKMPDVKMPSIKLPKMKAPQAQVSLPKAEVSLPKAPEGDVALQGPEAEGSLEVAAGKAEGGGMKIHMPKVKVPSVVFSKPTLKSPKLEADISLPQAELKAPDSDITVTAPDDKLPSVEGSLELQAPDVDLKAPSAEGKLELEGTGLKGKLKMPKFDKPKFKVSSPKGEVPTAEVSLPSAEVELPSATVTAAGEGIGVKLEKPSLKMPKADIKAPKVDISMPSVDVTLPQASVDLQAPESTMSLEGEAKVPEKEAAKAKDGKFKMPKFGMPSFGWSSSREAKGTVAAEVDVSLPEPQVTVPSCVTEVEVTLPGAEIQAPGVEVTIETATVAAESEKGGFKMPDVKMPSIKLPKMKAPQAQVSLPKAEVSLPKAPEGEVALQGPEAEGSLEVAAGKVDVGGMKIHMPKVKVPSVVFSKPTLKSPNLEADISLPQAELKATDSDITVTAPDAKLPSVEGSLELQAPDVDLKAPSAEGKLELGGTGLKGKLKMPKFDKPKFKVSSPKGEVPTAEAEVELPSATMTAAGESTSVKLEKPSLKMPKADIKAPKVDISMPSVDVTLPQASVDLQAPEATMSLEGEAKVPEKEAAKTKDGKFKMPKFGMPSFGWSSSREAKGTVAAEVDVSLPEPQVTVPSGATEVEVTLPTAEIQAPSVEVTIETATGAAEGEKGRFKMPDVKMPSIKLPKMKAPQAQVSLPKAEVSLPKALEGEVTLQGPEVEGSLEVAAGKAEGGGMKIHMPKVTVPSVVFSKPTVESPKLEADISLPQAELNAPDTDITVTALDVKPPSLQSSLELQAPDVHLKSPSAEGKLELEGTGLKGKLKMPKFDKPKFKVSSPKGEVPTAEAEVELPSATMTAAGESTSVKLEKPSLKMPKADIKAPKVDISMPSVDVTLPQASVDLQAPEATMSLEGEAKVPENEAAKTKDGKFKMPKFGMPSFGWSSSREAKGTAAAEVDVSLPEPQVTVPSGSAITDVTFSDSEIQAPSFDAPLDSSCGKGEDIGKSKTSVFRMPKISLSKTFKPHAQSQSGCDVSVSETLCYSLTEDASSVPSESVEPKRFSDVKGESVSKSTKFRVPSIGFSKSEVTSSKIDLESSLQKGDVTLTKYQINLTESESKLASLGDENLSDFEVLGEDGSEEQGGFKLEGKTTSAEISLVDTEVTVKIPKFRKPKFRIRSKGKASEGDIGSNVQSDISKGRISSDMTGPDIEKTAQISDPHLGVKLHKPSLEVVLDAPTVDPNLSPMEATLPNLEAEIRGPDLECKAEQEVATGEKGTEEKENKFKSSKFKLPSFRWSPKKEAIAPSPVEEHLEGPTLSTLSGDMGSELTLPTPENQYTHEEFDTTEKDGEKAKTKKSQFTMPKISFPKIKGQKVQVSLPVLETDVSGPKEEKEAVSVQKSEKGSSGEVAGLGIKVPKVTVPPSEFSKPEAQAPKVEMHISMPTGEVKVPTCEGDDLTLKSAAANASLSTSDIKMTPEGLLEVKSPDISVERKSSEIAVGDVEIKAEGSEAKTKMSKFQMPKVGITLSKGKRLEKDVGQSKSEVKVPQLKATVEISDIAVEAPDLKAECGTEKRIYSPEAKITKTDSKTSEADVHLPSADIPFPKPDSDIQDSDAAVTIKGEIKQDGEGEEKEGHFKMPKFKLPSFSWSPKKEASVKSDSGANLEDQKLAVVSSRIDTEVKETAADDQGSGADLDLEISSGKVEQKSPIKKPQFVMPKISLSKIKVPKSQKVEVDATLPKTEIEGDDSIKIPDIEKSHPEGTEEGAQISIKLADTRVHTLEFSRVETEASKTEITVSSAKIDASLTPSERSFQQVDLKISSANECNIQKTGTKLPKGEASVDLKSPDILTESSSVVDGRKVKLEGPEGKIKMPTFQKTKFGISRIKGKVPETEISSPKIEAELPQLRTTNEIAGIAVGVPASELISDMSDPGGVDGKIKTPQALTGGIEDAKVDISTQSVSKPKTESVSESLEEKEIKLKEHEIKAEEVQTEEHQGWFKMPKFRIPAFGRSSLKEQKSDADIERSMEKAQATIPSAKAQTETSVPENTFSLPHAVAEITIGKEGIQKLEDSVKMSNVSLPEIEGHISLSAERTDSGVSLPKTETYAEVVKRSAEGHTSEITVSTAELSKSYPSASETDKARSSTNRFPTCTLTSPEHKGKSQDINVQKVESSMKLETSGVGCKPSSAEITLDATQKKIDVNLPKEELDIPNKEAAIKKGKIKGEVKITGKDSEESQLKRTVCEWSTTKGSEDGTYVTAKLEDLKVEVPTLKTDVKITGVDPEMKFCVKSVEKDVSAGVEVQVEDRAETSKIKAYKFKIPRFGMLHSEIKGFEDDTSLPKSEADSAPQSERDTAEMQLQKPEGLIGLKSPGLDHKEASARITGETVDQTQGVPEVSVKIPKLKIPRFTFRTLPIEADVLLSKVVTDPKGSSTDIEIVRLQASSAISEETQGAVEGGIQKAKSKILTLTEPDIKTAQMTATIESSLSSAGQDIHWSYIEGQEVSEKVEPEHVAIERCEIYTTEILKESEILSSEVKTAALGFSLLKAKLPESHSDLDVLVQQPSPTGDASVRRPTGAGESFGAAAQRTGSAELKLSDKPHHGSEESRGKVSLSKLKTSAAEVKGSSKLEEGFPGKSPEGITAAPLSEDEDVVEAVEGEEKDITNEKEKTDNKRSPGRFKFWLPSIGFSSPGDETSTDAKAEIKKSVPEDVKPADTSDDSSKQAEKAGWFRFPKLGFTSPSKKAKSVDKEEVGHKEGRLSDEDSPTDKPDVFFDAQESLSPKETGEGEKAETDGASSIVTSSARTELILLEEEKDIKSNIVGDTAK